Below is a window of Streptomyces qaidamensis DNA.
ATCTGAACAGCCCCCAGGCTTCACAGTTCCCCCCTAATCTCTGCACAGTGACGTGACGGGAGGGGCCGCACCGGCACACCGTCACGACCGGGGGCTCTGGGATCTGGGGGGATCTGTTTGCTGACGTCTGTCTTCATCGCTGCCGTTTCACTGGCCTTGTTCTGGATGGCGGCGTTCACGCTGTGGTGGCAGATGCACGCCTGGCGCACGCCGGAAGTGCTCGCCTCCACCCGGTTCAGCAGTCCGGACGGGGACGAGCACGTCTCCTTCTCGCTGCTGCTGCCCGCGCGGCACGAACAGGCGGTGCTGGACCACACGATCCAGCGGCTGCTGGAGTCGAGCCACACCGACTTCGAGATCATCGTGATCGTCGGGCACGACGACCCGGAGACCACCGCCGTGGCCGAGCAGGCCGCGGCGCGTGATCGCCGGGTCCGGGTCGTCGTCGACACGCACGAGAAGAAGAACAAGCCGAAGGCCATGAACACGGCGCTGCCGCACTGCCGCGGCGACGTCGTCGGCGTGTTCGACGCGGAGGACCAGGTCCACCCCGAGCTTCTCGCGCACGTCGACCACGCCTTCCGCACCACCGGCGCGGACGTCGTGCAGGGCGGGGTGCAGCTGATCAACTTCCACTCCAGCTGGTACAGCCTGCGCAACTGCCTGGAGTACTTCTTCTGGTTCCGCTCGCGGCTCCACCTGCACGCGCAGAAAGGTTTCATTCCGCTCGGCGGCAACACCGTCTTCGTCCGCACGGACGTCCTGCGGGAAGCCGACGGCTGGGACCCGAACTGCCTCGCCGAGGACTGCGACCTCGGAGTGCGCCTGTCCAGCGTCGGCAAGAAGGTCGTCGTCGCCTACGACTCCGACATGGTGACCCGGGAGGAGACCCCGGGCTCGCTCATGTCCCTGCTGAAGCAGCGCACCCGCTGGAAC
It encodes the following:
- a CDS encoding glycosyltransferase, yielding MLTSVFIAAVSLALFWMAAFTLWWQMHAWRTPEVLASTRFSSPDGDEHVSFSLLLPARHEQAVLDHTIQRLLESSHTDFEIIVIVGHDDPETTAVAEQAAARDRRVRVVVDTHEKKNKPKAMNTALPHCRGDVVGVFDAEDQVHPELLAHVDHAFRTTGADVVQGGVQLINFHSSWYSLRNCLEYFFWFRSRLHLHAQKGFIPLGGNTVFVRTDVLREADGWDPNCLAEDCDLGVRLSSVGKKVVVAYDSDMVTREETPGSLMSLLKQRTRWNQGFLQVYRKKDWRQLPTLGQRLLARYTLMTPFMQAFTGLIIPLNVAIALFLDVPVGIAFITFLPAVTALVTFVFEVVGLHDFGKQYGLRVRFAHYLKLILGGPFYQVLLAGAAVRAVWREQRGRNDWELTTHVGAHLDEPATPRQDVPVTREDVPA